The sequence CCTCTAGGGCGTAAATCTTAGAGGGGCTCACCCCCTCGCTTTTGAGGCACAAGTTGGGATATTTTTGGCGCACCGCCTCTAAAATCTGCGCCTCGCTTAGCCCTTTTAGCTGGCTGTTGGCGTGCGTGTTCTCCATGAACTCAATGAAGCGGATTTGGGCGTTTTTGCTCTTGGCAAACTCCAAAAGAGCAATGATCTCATCCTCGTTAATGCCCTTGAGCACGACCATGTTGAATTTGAGCCCCAAGCCCACTTTTAACGCCTCCTCAATGCCCTCTAAGACAGACTTTAGTCCGTCCTTTTGCGAGATTTTAGCCACCCTCTCGGGCTTTAGAGAATCTAAAGACACATTGACCCGCTCTAGCCCTGCCTCTTTAAGGGCTTTAGCTTGGGCTTTGAGTAAAAACCCATTGGTGGTTAAAGCCAACTTCACATGCGGGGCATAGGCATGGATTTTAGCGATGAAAGGGGCTAAGTCCTTGCGGATGAGTGGTTCGCCTCCTGTGATTCTAATTTTAGCCACCCCCTCATCAATGGCGATTTTAATGAACTCGAGCATTTTATCTAGGGGCAAGACCTCTTCACTCTCCACGAAGTCCATCGGCGTGGTCGGCATGCAATACTGGCAGCGGAAATTACACTGCTTGGTTACCGACACCCGCAAGTAATCGATTTGGCGTGCAAAGGTATCCACAAGCATGAACTTCTCCACTTTTTAGACTGAATGGGTAAAATAGCAAATCTATTGACAATTTAGGCTGAAACCGAGATTAAAACCCAAGCAAGGGTTCCAAGGAAATGAGGCATGGGCACAAAGACGGGTTTAAAAACAGACATAGACGGGGGGGCTTACGCATTTAAGGGTGCAAACACTTACACCAAGTTAAGGGCGCATTATGAGGCGATCAACAAGGATTGTGCGCACGCAACCTCAAGGGACAACATTTGCACCCCTATGGCGTGTGTGGAGTGCATGCTAGACTATCTGCCCCAAGAGCTTTGGCATAGAAAACACCTTAAAATCCTCGATCCTTGCGTGGGCAATGGGAATTTTGCCGCCTATGCTCAGTATAAAACAAGTCTAGACAATATCCATTGCAACGAGCTTTCCAAACAAAGGTTCTTGCATTGTGTGCGTGTTCTAAACCCCAAACACATCACCAACCAAAACTTTTTTGACATCAACACCCCCTACACATACGACCTCATCATGGCAAATCCCCCCTACTCAGGTGGGGGCAACAAAAACCGCAGCCTCTCAAATCGATTCATAGAACACGCCATTGACCTATTAAAAGATCAAGGCTTCCTGTGTTTTGTTACACCCAATAATTGGATGAGCTACAACAATAACAACACCACGCTAAAGAAACTCCTTAACTGTGGGAGCTTTTTAGTGCTAGACAATGACATTAAAAAGTATTTTAAGGGCATCGGCTCGTCTTTTGTCGTGTTTGTGTGGCAAAAGGGGGTTTTTGGCAAAAAAACTTTGGTGAAAAACGCCTTCTTGCAAAAAGACAGCCAAAGGGTGCAAATCCCTAAAGACTTGCCCCTTTTGCCCCTCTACCTTTCAAATGAGATTGTCAGCCTGATCCAAAAATGCCTAGAGCCCACAGAAAACAACGCCTTCGCCTATAGGTGCGATCTGCATAATTTCACCCAAAAGGACAAATTGAGCGACACCCCCGATTCGACTTTTCAATACGAAACGATCCACACCCCTAAAAAGACCCGCTACGCCACTATCAAGCAAGACATTTACGACAAATGGATCGTTGTTATCCCCCTATCCACTTATTTTCTGCCCTACATCAAGCACCACGCCAACACCACGCAATCCGTGGGCTACATCGCCTTTGAGAGCCAAGCGGAGGCGCAAAACTACATGCCCTTTTTAAAACAGCCCCACATCAAGCTCTTGATCCACTTGACAAGGTATGGCAACTTCAACAACATCAAGGTGTTAAAGCACCTTAATTTCACCAAGAAAATAGACTTCACACAGGCGGAGCTTGAAGCCATCCGCACCCTTTGCCAACACATCAAATACTAGTGGCTTGCGTCCACTTGGATATTGGCTAGGGGTTTTTGTTTGAATTGCTCTATAAACTTTTTTACCAT is a genomic window of Helicobacter sp. NHP19-012 containing:
- a CDS encoding Eco57I restriction-modification methylase domain-containing protein, with amino-acid sequence MGTKTGLKTDIDGGAYAFKGANTYTKLRAHYEAINKDCAHATSRDNICTPMACVECMLDYLPQELWHRKHLKILDPCVGNGNFAAYAQYKTSLDNIHCNELSKQRFLHCVRVLNPKHITNQNFFDINTPYTYDLIMANPPYSGGGNKNRSLSNRFIEHAIDLLKDQGFLCFVTPNNWMSYNNNNTTLKKLLNCGSFLVLDNDIKKYFKGIGSSFVVFVWQKGVFGKKTLVKNAFLQKDSQRVQIPKDLPLLPLYLSNEIVSLIQKCLEPTENNAFAYRCDLHNFTQKDKLSDTPDSTFQYETIHTPKKTRYATIKQDIYDKWIVVIPLSTYFLPYIKHHANTTQSVGYIAFESQAEAQNYMPFLKQPHIKLLIHLTRYGNFNNIKVLKHLNFTKKIDFTQAELEAIRTLCQHIKY
- the moaA gene encoding GTP 3',8-cyclase MoaA encodes the protein MLVDTFARQIDYLRVSVTKQCNFRCQYCMPTTPMDFVESEEVLPLDKMLEFIKIAIDEGVAKIRITGGEPLIRKDLAPFIAKIHAYAPHVKLALTTNGFLLKAQAKALKEAGLERVNVSLDSLKPERVAKISQKDGLKSVLEGIEEALKVGLGLKFNMVVLKGINEDEIIALLEFAKSKNAQIRFIEFMENTHANSQLKGLSEAQILEAVRQKYPNLCLKSEGVSPSKIYALEDGYEFGIIAPHNDDFCKHCNKIRLSADGTIFPCLYYQDSVNAKGAILKGEPALMRQALKQSVHNKPEKNLWQQGTQNQVSERAFYKTGG